GCAAGGACGTTTTGCACTAAattgaaatactttttacGACTTCCGGTGTTTTGCTGAGCTGCAAACATTTCTTTGTATTGCACTCTGCTGTGTGAGTGAATAAAGTATTTTGAGAGTTTGCTACATGACAAATAACTGCTTATGTATGTCTTCTCCACCTCTCTCACACGcatacacacactcacatgCGGCTAACCATttgcacactcacacacacaaacacacactcgcagATTCGTCGCTTTGGGGCCGCAGCAACAATGTGTCTTCGTTTCCGTCATGGCTGCCATTTCCGGCTAGCGAATTTCAGTAGAGCTTCTCCAACCaagcatttattaaaaaagtcgAATCCAGCCAGCACAGGGAACAATCCTTGGCGATATAGGTTACTTATCACCATCAGTACTTATCGTACAATTATTGGATACACCAAACAAATAATGTAAAAtacaacataaattaattctaGCTGTAATGTTGCTTACAAATATATACTTACAGGGGAAATAAAAACCATCAATACTATTTGCACTTATCTTACAATTGGTGTCAAAAATTAGtcacaaaaaattaagaactttaaatttaaaatagacaaataattaaaaacctaaGGATCAAATTGTATTGATACAACTTAGAAAAAAGAACTAACATCTTAATGacttatataaatttgtaaatttttaaggacctaacaaacataaatttatgatcttaaaaaaaaacgaaatgatAGCCGTTTGAGGGGGTAATTTCTGCCAGTGCACATACACCGCCATGCATGTATGGAACCATCCGTCTGTAGCTGCTCATGTGAGTGTGTTCGGGTAAATTGATTGAAATGACCAGCGGCGGATGTGCCCGGAGCTCTCTGGCGCCCAGCGGAAGGGCATCAACTGCTGCTCGTTCTTTTCGCCTTCAGTCCGCTTCAGCCGCCTTGGAGGATGTAGCTTGTATCTCGTTGGTTGTATTTCGTATTTTGTTTCTTGCCGCATTTGGCTCATTGCGGGCCGggcttttattttcatttgtcaGGCAGTTTATTGCCTGCTTGGCTCTGTTGATTTTCTGTTCGCTTTGTCGGCGTTTTTCTTAAGCCctgaaaaaatatacattttcatGGTTTTTTCCTTTCTCTCTGCCCTTTTCCCTAATTCTCCTTTGTTCGGGGCCCTAAACTTAGCCGTCCAATTTCCATGATTGCCATTGATGTGTGGGGGCTgttttgctgctgtttctcTGTTTCCGGTTGCCTGGCAAATACCCATCATTACCACCGACTGGACACCAGCTGAGACTGGGATTAGGGACCAAGTTTCGACTGCTTAATTTGTTCGGAATTTATGAGCTTTGATTGTTTGCAAAACCTTGTAGTTTTTGCTTTGTTGCAAAGGATTTATCCGCAAATTAATTAACCTTCGCTGTTATTCTTGTTTTAGTTTCGGCTCGTTGTCAATTTATGCTAACTGCCGCAAATGCTAGGCTCAATTAGGGAGGCCACGCCTTGAATAGCCGTTTTAAGGATCAGTGGAGTATGCGGGGGCTTGAGCAATCCTTCacacttattattattaaaaaaaaaaacatttgttgaaatttatttaattatttaacaacatttttgtgtattacacattttttccatttgcaagaaattttaatattaataaaattaaaaagcagttttttaattctataaaataaatttcgtagCCTTATAAATGtctttaaattattgtcttgTTTTTTGCTACAAGTCAAATTGAGTCCgataaaagtgaaaaatgttAGAGCCCCTGATAAAATCTTGGCGTACGTCTCTGGCTTTGGCTGTATTTTATGGAtcaacaagaaaataaacaaaaataatgccGAAACTTTATCGTGGCCCAGTGCTGCAGAGGCGGAAAACTCAATTGAAAAGTTTGCTGTTCATTTCCGGTTGCGAGTGCGGAAGCTAGGGGCGGAAAGAGGGCGGAGAGCAGATGGGGGTGGACCCCTGACGCAACCGGAAACGGGAGGTGTCGACCAACAGGGAAATGCATTTGAATCTAATATGGCGTTCAGTTTTCCGTTTCCACAGTTCAGCTACAGTTTCAACTATTCGCTGTGTCTCCGCCGTACTGTCCCCCTCTTGCAACATCCCCTGTTTGTATCTAGTTGTGCATAAATTAACTTTGTCGCTTTTTATTCCCCTTTTAATTCACTTTTTGCGCGCGCGGACATCGTTGACGTCATTTAGCTCGTTGTCGGCGCTTTGTTaattcaaaaagttttaataattttacttttcaacaactcgtgctggtgctggtgctggtccTGCAGAAACGGAGCAACAAGTTGGTATATACATGTCCTGCCCTTAACCTTACCTcgatgtttttatttttgcatattctAGTGGGGCTTTTCTAACGCGCGTGTCTCTTTTTGATAACTTCTGAGACTGGTTGAGtgccaaagaaaataataaagcttAAACTACCAAACTCGACTTACGCTTTGAGAATAAAGTTTTGCGCTAAAAACTATAAGCGTGGACTTATAGTACAAATTGTCTAGAAGgtattttatgtaaaatattaaatcaaaaatagcCCCACTTTTTAATGGAATCGTATAATTCTACAGacttgaacattttttctttagcaagcgtttttaacatatttaatttgctgAACAAAGTTTTATGCGCATAGCATATAATtcggtttaattaagaagaGGGTTTGATAactaaactattaaattaaagtctCGATGCAAATTACTTCCATTAGACATTTACTGTAAAGTAACCCATTCTTGggataataaaattaacttaataaacattaaacgATTGATTTAAGGCTATTACATTAATGTATATCTTTTGGTTAGTATGTTTTGTATGACTACCAGTTGCCAGCCTTAAAGCGTTTTCTGAAAGTTCTTTGGCAATTGCTTATCCAACTTGATCCATCAGTAAATGAAAACAGTTGACAAATGTGCTAGCCCTGACAGGCTGATCCATAAATGCCAGCCACTGACCACACGAACGCCCTCATTCGCCGGCCACTCAAGTTAATTCAATGCGAAAGTCTCACACATTGCCATAAAAAGGACAAGTAAGCACTCGAGAGGCTTAAAGACCCCCCAGGAGCACAAGTAGGAGCTGTCCAGGGGCAGGAGCAAGAGCAGGACCAGGAACAGAAACTGGAGTGGGGCAGTAACAAGAACtgtgtggatgtggatgtggagcATCTGCTGGCCGGAAGTGGCTGCCACTTGTGTTACTGTCGCGTGCTGCATTTGCTGTTGCCGCTCATGTAGTCGCACTCGTTCTTGTTGCTCCTGCCACTTTTTATTGTGCTCATAATTTGTTGGAGTTAGGACAGCAACAACTCGACACTGACAGCGGTCCATAAAGACgaccacacacacaaaaagaaactaatgatctaaaacttttaatttttaagaaaaaaaaacaacaagtaaAATTctcttaaaattgtattatgcTTTAATACAATAATATAATGCATACTAATACCCGGctaattcatattttattagaACGTCTCATAGAGTTTTATGAAtgtatagttttatttatttctttttatttaagctgAATAGattttacccaaaaaaaaaaccttgacCGCTTACGATTAATATCCTCTCTGTATATTCCTTTGGATCATCAGTTTGCTGTTCCCCAAATTTTCAACCAACTGTGTCTATGTGACCTAATTGCATGTCGACTGGGCTAACAATCAGAGATTGATTGGTTGATCTACAAAACCGGCAAAAGCCCAAACCAGCTCCAAACGCAACTCAATTAGCAATTAGTCAGTTGGCAAAATTCAGAGTTCATAATTCAAAATTGGCGCATGCAAATGCCCAAATGCATCCGCactaattgaaatttatgacGCCGCGGCTGAGTGGTGATCAAACTTTTTCCACTGCCATCTACGCATCAGGTCGCATTAGAATCGTGGAGCGAAATTCgcaatttacaatttgcaGCCCAGCGGGCCCAGAAatgatgctgctgatgatgatgaagtgGACAGGGCAGCCCATATACCGTATACCGTATACCAAACTGTGGGGCCGTAGATTAGCGTCCAAGTGCACGGCATCCGGGAGTAAACGACCTGCAGACCGTTGTCAGGATGAATTAGCGATTATCCAGCCCACCAATTGACCATCCCAGTTTCTGCTCACCGCACAAATGCTCCTCCTTTAAGCGCATATATCTGACTACATGGAAAGTCCTTGCCTGCGCTTAAGGCCCATTATCATTTATCGATTTATGCTAATTTTTGGTCATCATAAATATCTGTACATTGGCTTATTTAAGCATAAAACTCATTTTTGTATCGTTGATTGGACAGCAGGCCCGTGAATGATTTGAAGAACATGAAATTCTTAGTCTCGTTTTTCAAAGctggttattttatttttttattaagtgaTGCATTggctgttttaaattttaacaaactgccaaaaaataatataacaactCGACATACATTTTGGTTCTTATTTCCTTcgttaacctttttttttttgaattcgCCAACACTTGTTAGATCAATATTAACGGCTCAACCCACTTACCCTTTCGTTTAGCCATTTCTGCTATAACTCGCAGCTGATGTCCATTTGTTTATGCATTGATAAAGGGCATGTTCACATCCCGGCCCACATTCACATAAACGCAAATATAGCATACATTTCGGCTGTTGCTATTTTCGCGTGGCCTTTGCATATTAAGTTTATGTTTTATCGTTTATTGCGCACACTGACACAGGCATAAACATATATTGCCCACATAATTcaacaaacattttcatttatatgcGCATCTGACTGTGTTTCTGTGGGTTTTTCTGTGTGCGGATGTGTAACATTTGTGACCCCTGGGTGGTCAAGAAACACCACACTACAAACAATCTCATGTTCTAAGTTAATACATCAGGAATTTTatgacaaatttaatttacaatcaGAAGTTTCCTTATacttctattttttaaattcgttcacttattttttaatgaactttgatttttaagaggtaagtaaaaaataaataaaacacaaatcaTTATTCTTCATAAGCCATCTAGTAAttatgataaaataaaaatatggaTATGATCAAACctgtattaatataaaaatgttcataaaaactaaacatgTACAATGGCCTCAATGTAAgagtcaatttaaatttaaaatgattgaaaaaatcacaaaatatgTCATTTTCGTGCTTGAAATCAACTGTTAAGCAGATGATGTATTTAACAActgtttgaatttttgtttgccgtGCAGGACCCACGGCATAAGGGCAGTTACATATGGCCACCGAACTCGGGGGCACATGCCCCCCAATGAGGCGTACTTAATGATTATagcatttgttatttttatttatttatatttgcttaTCTACCCGGCCGCCTTGGCCGCGGGGCACtcgcttttgttttggccattaTTTTTATGGCTCAGGAGGCCGACTTTCCCTTGATTCCATCGAATGGCCGTTGACCACTccatttatgttttgtttttgtgggtTTACTCGCGCACATTTGCCTGGATAAGCGGCTTAGCCTGGGAGCATCGACATTTATTGCCGCCAACTAATGTCTTGTAGCCATTTGTTGGGCATTTAAGCCTGGCCCGGCAGCGATGGCCACACTTGGGGATTTGTCTTCGGCGGCGAACAACGAACTCGCCGGATTCCAACGCCACTGACCTCTTTTCGGGCAACCGATGCATATAAATGCCAAGAACAAATGAGCAAAAATATCACATCCGCCCCTGGCATCAAAAGGATAAAGCGGAAATGCAGGAGACAGTTCGGACTTGGACTCCAGTCGCCATCTTGGTGGGcactcaaaataaatttggaccaacagcaaaagcaaaagcaaaagcacaAGCGACTTCCAAATCCCCGCCCATCCTCACTCCGCATTAAAATACTTGATGACAGTACCAGAGATGTTTCGGTTatgatgtgtgtgtgtgtgtgagtgtgtctACCACTGCACCATCCGGGATATCATTTAATGTTGTGTGTCTGCTGGTGGTTGTTCTCTCTTTGTGCAGCCAAAATTGGCTTAAACTGTTGCAAgttcataaaacaaacaacCAAATTTGAAAAGTTGCAAGTGCCAGCCGCAGTCGGAAACTTTGCCATGCAGCCTGAACTTGAAATTTACGTTACTTAAATTATCAGCTTCAGCGTCTGGGCCAAAAAAACTTTCATCACAAAATGAAGTTCTTTTTCgttcttttatttataaggAGTTTACCACGGCTGCTAAGTAAGCGAATTGCCTTTTATGAAGTTGTGGCTAttgcacataaaaaaaaacaatccaGAAAGTTCTCATACGTGTTTCGTAGCTGTTGAAAAATAAGAGTGAAGAATGAGATTCCAGAAATATTAGGTAACAGGTGTTaggtattaaaatttaaataaatcaccTTAAAACtatatagaaaaataataaaatataataaattacttTCTTATTTCCAtagcaaattttaaatgttgtgcAATTATAAGTTTCATTTCTCTCTGACTGTAGTTTTTAATGCAAGGACATAACTTGCTGTAACAACGGGTGCCACAAATCGTTTAAGCCAACAAACTTGGTCATTCCTGCCCAACCTCACCAGTAATAAGCGTCATGTGAGTAATTTCGGCTTACGATGGCCAACAAAGTTGCCGCAAAGAGACTTGTGGGCGTGTGTTAAGCGCTTTAAATGTGAAACATTGTCGGTCACCCAGGCTTCACTTTATTGGATTTAGCTCTACCCACCGAGAATGAGAAAAAATTATGGTCAGCAGTCGGCGACTTTGCTTCACATTTAAGCCGCTTAGCCAGCGTAAAGCCAACTACAAATTACAACTTATTATTCAAGTTGAATCAACATCAGGCAATTTATGGTGGCTGAAAATGAAGATCCATTTTATAAGCAGGAAACTCACACATAAGTTGGCTAATTTGTACACGAGCTCATATgttgccgttttttttttattcatttacaAACATATTCCTGGCTGCATTCACTTTGTATTAAACTAGACTTTAATAGTAATGAATacataacaaaacaatttaaagatttCACAAATTGAGTTTAGAAATATGTGTTTCTGTGTTTCTAGTTGTTATTGCCAATAATTTCAGATCGTGGGAAATGTGGGAATGGATGGCGGCGCCTGTGGCGGTTATTTTGGGTTTGAAGCGGGGTCTGTAAATACTTCTAAAGCGGTACTGAATCCACGAAGACTACTATACTTTAGAGTTAACTAGATTAAATATGCACATGCATACGGATGTGTAactatatttgtatataaatatagagGCTGTGTCGTTAATCCTATTCCTGATTCAGGTTCTTGATCACGTAATTAACAATGAGGGCAAATATCGCAAAGCAGATGATGATCACCAGGTTTGAATAGACGGACTGCCAGTTTAAATAGGAATTCCGTGCACTGTTCTGCAGTGCCGACGCTCCGCCGCCACTGGCCAAATCCGCCTGACCCCCCGCACCACCATCGATTGCGTCCGCTGCATTCTGTGGATTGGCCAAGCCACCCGCCGCCAGACTGCCATCCGCCGATGCCAAGGCCGCGCCATTGGCCAGCCCGTTGGACCGCTTTGCTCCGCTCGAGGTAGACGCAATACCTCCCGCCGCAGCCGCCGCCTGGGTACCCTGCAATCGCTGCTTGATCTCATCGACCACGTCGGGAAACAGCTCACAGAAGTTGGTGTTGCGCAGGTTAAATGCTAGCGATTTTTGAGCAAACATTTGCTTGTCATAGTTCGACGACTCAATGGACCCGAGTGTGGGTGTACTCTCGAGCTACGGAATAAAAACAACTCAATCAATTTATGAATGCCCGGAATGCCAAATGCACTTACCATGAAGCTCAGCAGACCAGTAAGAATAGTGCCCACGCACCAGGTGGGGTTCCAAGTGTCCGGATGAAagtctaaaaacaaaaaacagtgCATAAGTAAATGGAAATTTAATAGTTTcgatttttttatacatttaaagaaATGCACACAACTTTTTCTTTCctttcaaaatattgtttcctggcagtttaatatttaataatgttatacttggtgtatttttagaaactacaatttaaattttaaaatgttaatcaaCTCgatgataataaataaaattgtaacaCAATACAGATTAGCGAAGAATGATTATCGAGAAATATGAAAGCGTTCTAGTATAATATAGATaagataaaacatttttttttgtaaattatcaTCATAGCATTGTGTGCTACCGAAAAAGGTCACAGACAAATGTTGGTAGCAACGCCTTTTGTAGTTTAATTCAGACAAGtgtataaatacaatttgtttaaCCAGCTTATATTCTTGTAAATAAGgtactgaaattaaaatccCTCAGGTGCGGCAATACTCAACTTATAAACATGATTGGATAGCACtggcacaaacaaaaatattgttgtaTTAGAGGCGCtgaataaatttcatttaatttgatttgatttcccCACACCATACTCCTCGAACGATTAATACTGATTAAATAAGTccgcattatttatttttaagacactagaaaatgtgtatttaaaaatgactttaaaCTACTTAAACTTAATGAGTCAACAGCTCCGAAGAAAAATCAACAATCGTAGTGATGATATAAACAACCTAATATGCAAGCCTGACCTAAAGCTCTAAATGTCTTTATGATGAAATATATCTAATGAGGCTCAAGGAGAGATGTACCCAATTCTTACAAAGAATGATGTGATTCTGCCAGTGTTTAGAGATAGATCATAGCTTTGAAGCCCCTAGAACCCCCATATCTACCTGATATGCTCAAGCACAGTCTCGTGTTGGTTTTGAAGCGTCCGTTCGGCGTCAGCATGTAGATGGAGGGCGGCTTGAAGGGGAATTCGCGCGGGAATAGCAGGGTGCCGTGGTAGTAGCCGCCGTAGTAGGGCGAGTCTTCCGGACCCTTGACGCAGTAGTGCCACTCGAGGATGTTGTTGGGCAGCGGCTCAGCGGTGATGTAGGGCAGGGGATCCCGCTTGAGCCGCATGTAGTCCTGCTTCATCCGGGACACGGCAGTGGGCTGCTTTCGACCGCCGGACGCCGACGACGAGGACAtgttttttgggtttgtttatttttgggaacTAATCACGGCCGCCAGAGAATTTGAAGGCAAATATCGAATACGAATGGCACacttcgtttgtttttctctcagtgcagTAGATAAGCGATAGCGACGTGGCCCTGTGGGTTATTTGCAAATCAATTAGGTTTTCATGGCCACACGATCTGGAGGTAACATACGTACCGTCCTACTCCAGAATTTCGAGGGTTTTTTTCGGGTTGTTTATCAATCAGCCACTGGGCATACGATATCCAGTTCTCCTCCAACttgattgtttatttttctagtATATGCAATAAACCTCGAAATTGATGCGTttccttgttgttgttgctgctgttactgcgcttttgttaattttttctaaattgcAGCGAAATTGTGTGAGAAAACAAGGCACACATACAGGGGCACACGTACCCATACACCCACGCAGGCACTCACACACGCTTAGGGAGATAATTAGGTCTGGAATTGGATATATCCACGTACCTAATCCGTTGCCATTGGCAGGCCCTATTTTGTTATAATCGGTATCTAGTATTTTATGAGTTTCTGGCGATCGCAAGGCgttaaattgcaatttctACGGTAAAAATTACTCCCGTGTGAGCGCTCTAGAGGTGGAAGCCTCAATGCCAATATCGATGACaccgatgttttcaaaatatcggaCTTTTCGATGTTTGTCAGAAAATATCGATATTTGGCGGGAATGCGGAATGAAACGATTGCCAGCTGGATTCTGTTATCGgttttaaaattacagtttttaaataaatatgaatataggttcgaaatacattttttttcaattcaaagCTTTACCTAGCCGACAAACAACCCTTcttcaaaaactatttttgcaAATAGCAATCCATCTTGACTCATCCGAAACCCCTCTTGCTATACACAACGTCAATAAACACCAACAtcacaaaacataaacaaaacgCAGTAGTCTTTCAGCAACTCTTCCATTCccatattatataaataaatgtataagaAGATTGCAACGGCAATGATTCTTTATTTACTAAAGAAGTCTACAATTTTGGTCACTTCTACTAAACCTTTTTCTCCGTTATTATTATCACATTCAACTGATAACCGTTCTTATCTTTAAGAGTACAGAGTGTTTTCGAATCTTGGTAAATAAGTATTTCCAATGAGCCTCGCGCGAATAGAACTCGAAACACCAAAATGGATCAATGTACGATTGCAGGGATTACAGGGCATCGGCACCTCGCATAAATTTGGACTTCGTCATGCCTGCTAATGGGTGAATGAATTCCACTCCGCAGGCAGTTCTAGCAGATAAAGGCTATACAattgcggtcaaaataataatatatccCAATCTACAAATGAAATTAAGtataactttttatattttttatatatatctcAATATATcatcataagaaaaaaatgtttaaaataagtaataattatttgtatagttgttattattaattggCGGCAATTGTGTGTGAAACCAACACACAGGAACTCCCCCTGATAAGCCCGAATCACTGGGTTTGTTGTTCGCACATCGCAGGGGGTTGGGGGGTGGATCGAGCCAGATTTCTTATCAGTCCCCGCTGGCTGTTTTTGGTAAGCGCCGGCAGCGGACAAACAGTCGCCGATCCGCCAGCACAAAGTGCAGTACTCAAGCCGCGAAATTACACAGTTAAAACACAATGTCGACGATCGGAAAGATCGGATTCCTGGGCGGTGGCAATATGGCCAAAGCCTTGGCCAAGGGGTTCCTGGCAGCCGGTGAGATATTTTATAGAAACCTGCATATCATACTTATTCCTAAGCCCTAAGAAAATATATGATGTGATAAAAAGTATAAGGGatacatgttttaaaatatgttgtaCATCTAATCTTTTTATCACATGATTTCCCAATTTAATCGCACGCTCTTTAAAATCTCCAGGTTTGGCCAAACCCAGCACTCTGATAGCTAGTGTGCATCCGGCGGATAAGCTCTCCCTGCAGTCCTTTCAAGCCCTGGGAGTGGAAACAGTGGTTAAGAATGCACCTGTTGTGCAACAATCAGATGTGGTCTTTGTGTCCGTGAAACCCCAAGTGGTGCCCTCGGTTCTATCGGAGATTCAACCAATCAGCTCCGGCAAACTATTCCTCTCCGTGGCCATGGGCATCACCCTGTCCACCATCGAGTCCAGTCTTTCCCAGCAAGCTCGTGTGATCCGCGTGATGCCAAATCTGCCGGCAGTGGTATGTTCAGGCTGCTCGGTATTCGTTCGCGGATCCCAGGCCACCGATGCAGATGCAGAGGTCACTCAAAAGCTCCTGCAGTCCGTGGGCACTTGCGAGGCAGTAGATGAGTCCCAGTTGGATGTGGTCACTGCCCTAAGTGGCAGTGGACCTGCCTATGTGTTCGTGATGATTGAGGCTTTGGCTGACGGAGCCGTTCATATGGGAATGCCCAGGGATCTGGCCTACCGCCTGGCATCGCAAACCGTCCTGGGAGCTGGTCAGATGGTGCGAGACAGTGGACTGCATCCCGGACAGCTCAAAGACGGGGTCACTAGCCCGGCGGGCTCGACGGCGGCGGCACTCAGACAACTCGAGCTGTCAGGTAAGTGGCGGTGATGATGCGGATGACGCACTCGCTTATCGCCTCCAACTCAACCTTTGATGTCGGTTGCAGGTTTTCGGGCAGCAGTGTCTGGAGCGGTGGAACAGGCAACGCTGCGATGCCGGCAAATCTCGGGCAAGAAGGCGTAGACACTTTggattttatatacatacaatAGGGTGGGTCGATTTGGTTAACAATCTAAACAtagcttaaaaaatgttcttaaataAAAGTGATACTGGTTAAAGAAAACTtgtaaatttta
This genomic window from Drosophila gunungcola strain Sukarami chromosome 3R, Dgunungcola_SK_2, whole genome shotgun sequence contains:
- the LOC128266159 gene encoding ubiquitin-conjugating enzyme E2 J2 — its product is MSSSSASGGRKQPTAVSRMKQDYMRLKRDPLPYITAEPLPNNILEWHYCVKGPEDSPYYGGYYHGTLLFPREFPFKPPSIYMLTPNGRFKTNTRLCLSISDFHPDTWNPTWCVGTILTGLLSFMLESTPTLGSIESSNYDKQMFAQKSLAFNLRNTNFCELFPDVVDEIKQRLQGTQAAAAAGGIASTSSGAKRSNGLANGAALASADGSLAAGGLANPQNAADAIDGGAGGQADLASGGGASALQNSARNSYLNWQSVYSNLVIIICFAIFALIVNYVIKNLNQE
- the LOC128260662 gene encoding pyrroline-5-carboxylate reductase 3 is translated as MSTIGKIGFLGGGNMAKALAKGFLAAGLAKPSTLIASVHPADKLSLQSFQALGVETVVKNAPVVQQSDVVFVSVKPQVVPSVLSEIQPISSGKLFLSVAMGITLSTIESSLSQQARVIRVMPNLPAVVCSGCSVFVRGSQATDADAEVTQKLLQSVGTCEAVDESQLDVVTALSGSGPAYVFVMIEALADGAVHMGMPRDLAYRLASQTVLGAGQMVRDSGLHPGQLKDGVTSPAGSTAAALRQLELSGFRAAVSGAVEQATLRCRQISGKKA